One window from the genome of Hyphomonas neptunium ATCC 15444 encodes:
- a CDS encoding 2-oxoglutarate dehydrogenase E1 component yields MADDGSPVNGPRSTGNAAMLDTAFLYGASAQWLEQMQAAYAKNPNSVPESWRAFFAELGDEPASAKQNADGASWKRKDWPRPASSEQIAAFDGDWALLEPKIEKKIKSGAPGIAAEDLGRAVTDSIRALMMIRAYRMRGHLAAQLDPLGLSGFGDQPELDPASYGFGPADMDRSIYIDGYLGLDRATPAQMLDILRRTYCSTLGIEFMHISDPEEKSWLQERIEGPDKGVAFTREGKIAILRKLIEAEAFERFLHKRYPGTKRFGLDGGEAAVPALEQIIKRGGALGVNEIIVGMPHRGRLNMLAAVMGKGYEKIFHEFQGGSTQGAGEFGSGDVKYHLGASSDREFDGNVVHLTMNPNPSHLEAVNPVVLGRTRAKQFMESRETGKLDRSHKMPLLLHGDAAFAGQGVVAECFALSGLQGYRTGGTIHFIVNNQIGFTTSPMYSRSSPYPSDVALMVQAPIFHVNGDDPEAVVYAAKVATEYRQKFAKDVVIDMFCYRRFGHNEGDDPTMTQPVMYRVIKERPSTREIYAQRLVAEGLLTAAEVETQVKEFEDFLDRAFDAGKTLKTNKADWLEGQWSGFGLPLDDDRRGKTGVSKTRLKELGDAITAIPENVDAHKTVERVLARRRESYETGKEIDWGGAEHLAFASLVDEGFPVRLSGQDSGRGTFVQRHSHIVDQTTGDRITLLNQIREGQAPYEVIDSLLSEEAVLGYEYGYSLTDPNTLTCWEAQFGDFANGAQVYYDQFISSAERKWLRMSGLVMLLPHGYEGQGPEHSSARLERFLQMCAEDNMQVCNLTTPANYFHALRRQIHREFRKPLVIMTPKSLLRHKLATSTLDDMNTKSTFHRILWDDAETPGREGKVKLAKDNKVRRVVLCSGKVYYDLFEAREASGQDDVYLLRVEQFYPVPRKSLITELKRFPQAELVWCQEEPRNMGGWTFIRDEIEWCAAQAGYKQPRPKYAGRPPSAATATGLLSKHQAEQANLLKTALSPDPVDDRIVSP; encoded by the coding sequence ATGGCCGACGATGGCAGCCCGGTGAATGGCCCCCGCAGCACGGGCAATGCGGCAATGCTGGATACTGCGTTTCTCTACGGGGCTTCTGCCCAGTGGCTGGAACAGATGCAGGCGGCTTACGCCAAGAACCCCAATTCTGTGCCCGAAAGCTGGCGCGCCTTCTTTGCCGAACTCGGCGATGAACCGGCTAGCGCCAAGCAGAATGCAGACGGCGCAAGCTGGAAGCGTAAAGACTGGCCCCGTCCGGCCTCAAGCGAGCAGATTGCCGCTTTTGACGGCGACTGGGCCCTGCTCGAACCCAAGATCGAGAAAAAGATAAAGTCGGGTGCCCCCGGCATTGCGGCGGAAGATCTTGGCCGCGCGGTCACCGATTCCATTCGCGCGCTGATGATGATCCGCGCTTACCGGATGCGCGGTCACCTGGCCGCCCAGCTCGACCCGCTCGGCCTCTCCGGCTTTGGCGACCAGCCCGAGCTTGATCCGGCCAGCTATGGCTTTGGCCCGGCGGACATGGACCGCAGCATCTATATCGACGGCTATCTCGGCCTCGATCGTGCCACGCCGGCGCAGATGCTGGACATCCTGCGCCGCACCTATTGCTCGACGCTCGGCATCGAGTTCATGCACATTTCTGATCCTGAAGAAAAATCCTGGCTTCAGGAGCGGATCGAAGGCCCCGACAAGGGCGTTGCCTTCACCCGCGAAGGCAAGATCGCAATCCTGCGCAAGCTGATCGAAGCTGAAGCCTTCGAACGCTTCCTCCACAAGCGCTACCCCGGCACGAAACGTTTCGGTCTGGATGGCGGCGAGGCGGCTGTTCCCGCGCTGGAACAGATCATCAAGCGCGGCGGCGCCCTCGGCGTGAACGAGATCATCGTCGGCATGCCCCACCGCGGCCGTCTCAACATGCTCGCGGCCGTCATGGGCAAGGGCTACGAAAAGATCTTCCACGAATTCCAGGGCGGCTCGACGCAAGGGGCCGGCGAATTCGGCTCGGGCGACGTGAAATACCACCTCGGCGCCTCGTCGGACCGTGAGTTTGACGGCAATGTCGTCCACCTCACCATGAACCCGAACCCGTCTCACCTTGAAGCGGTGAACCCGGTTGTGCTCGGCCGCACGCGCGCCAAGCAGTTCATGGAATCGCGCGAGACCGGCAAGCTCGACCGCTCCCATAAGATGCCGCTGCTTTTGCACGGGGACGCGGCCTTTGCGGGGCAGGGCGTCGTGGCGGAATGTTTCGCGCTGTCGGGCCTTCAGGGCTACCGCACAGGCGGAACCATCCACTTCATCGTCAACAACCAGATCGGCTTCACTACCAGCCCGATGTATTCGCGCTCCTCGCCGTATCCCTCGGATGTGGCGCTCATGGTGCAGGCGCCGATCTTCCATGTGAACGGCGATGACCCTGAAGCGGTTGTCTATGCCGCCAAGGTCGCCACCGAATACCGCCAGAAGTTTGCAAAAGATGTCGTCATCGACATGTTCTGCTACCGCCGCTTCGGCCACAATGAGGGCGATGATCCGACGATGACCCAGCCGGTCATGTACCGCGTCATCAAGGAACGTCCGTCTACGCGCGAAATCTATGCGCAGCGCCTCGTCGCCGAGGGCCTGCTGACGGCCGCTGAGGTCGAAACACAGGTGAAGGAGTTCGAGGACTTCCTCGACCGCGCCTTCGATGCGGGCAAGACACTGAAAACCAACAAGGCCGATTGGCTGGAAGGCCAATGGTCGGGCTTCGGCCTGCCGCTGGACGATGACCGGCGCGGCAAGACCGGCGTTTCCAAAACGCGTTTGAAGGAACTCGGTGACGCGATCACCGCCATTCCTGAAAACGTGGACGCGCACAAGACGGTGGAGCGCGTGCTCGCCCGCCGCCGCGAAAGCTACGAAACCGGCAAGGAAATCGACTGGGGCGGCGCAGAACATCTCGCCTTCGCCAGCCTTGTGGATGAAGGTTTCCCGGTGCGCCTCTCCGGCCAGGATTCCGGGCGCGGCACGTTCGTGCAGCGCCACAGCCATATCGTCGACCAGACGACCGGCGACCGGATCACGCTGCTCAACCAGATCCGCGAAGGCCAGGCGCCTTATGAAGTGATCGACTCGCTCCTCTCCGAGGAAGCCGTGCTCGGTTATGAATATGGCTACTCGCTGACCGATCCAAATACGCTCACCTGCTGGGAAGCCCAGTTCGGCGACTTCGCCAACGGCGCGCAGGTCTATTATGACCAGTTCATTTCCTCGGCCGAGCGTAAATGGCTGCGCATGTCGGGCCTCGTGATGCTTCTGCCGCATGGCTATGAAGGTCAGGGCCCGGAGCATTCCTCCGCCCGCCTTGAGCGCTTCCTGCAGATGTGCGCGGAAGACAACATGCAGGTGTGCAACCTGACGACGCCGGCAAACTATTTCCACGCCCTGCGCCGCCAGATCCATCGCGAGTTCCGCAAACCGTTGGTCATCATGACGCCCAAATCGCTGCTGCGCCACAAGCTGGCCACCTCGACACTGGACGACATGAACACCAAGTCGACCTTCCACCGCATCCTCTGGGACGACGCCGAAACGCCCGGCCGCGAAGGCAAGGTGAAGCTCGCCAAGGACAACAAGGTCCGCCGCGTCGTGCTGTGTTCGGGCAAGGTCTATTACGACCTCTTCGAAGCGCGCGAAGCCTCCGGCCAGGACGATGTTTACCTCCTGCGCGTCGAGCAGTTCTACCCGGTGCCACGCAAGTCGCTGATCACCGAGCTGAAGCGCTTCCCGCAGGCAGAGCTTGTCTGGTGCCAGGAAGAGCCCCGCAATATGGGCGGCTGGACCTTCATCCGTGACGAGATCGAATGGTGCGCGGCTCAGGCAGGCTACAAACAGCCGCGCCCGAAATATGCCGGCCGTCCGCCCTCGGCGGCGACCGCAACGGGCCTCCTGTCCAAGCACCAGGCCGAACAGGCCAACCTTCTCAAGACAGCCCTCTCGCCCGACCCGGTCGATGACCGGATCGTTTCTCCCTGA
- the odhB gene encoding 2-oxoglutarate dehydrogenase complex dihydrolipoyllysine-residue succinyltransferase yields MTDIVVPTLGESVTEATVGQWLKSAGDAVKKDEVLVELETDKVSVEVSASEDGVLSEIVAKEGDTVDIGALLGRLNANGAAKPAPAKEAPKAEAKAEPKAEPKAAEAKPAASSGGGASTDVKVPVMGESVAEGTIANFAKKVGESVKKDETIAEIETDKVALEVPAPADGVILEWLVKEGDSVTPGSVIARIGASGAAPAKAAEAPAKAEAPKAAAQPAATGDRPVSPSVRRISTEAGVSASDIPGTGRDGRATKADALAYVNQPKASASTMPDTAAKPPRETGPREERVRMTRLRQTIARRLKEAQDTAAMLTTFNDVDMSAIMDLRKQHQDAFVAKHGIKLGFMSFFVKACVNALKEVPAVNAEIDGQDVIYKNYYDIGVAVGTEKGLVVPVVRDADDLSLAGIEKAIAALGKKARDGDLTIGDMQGGTFTISNGGIYGSLMSTPILNPPQSGVLGMHRIEDKPIVRNGQIVIKPMMYLALSYDHRIVDGKEAVTFLVRVKEALEDPERMLLEV; encoded by the coding sequence ATGACAGACATTGTTGTTCCCACACTCGGCGAAAGCGTTACCGAAGCCACCGTCGGCCAATGGCTGAAATCGGCCGGCGACGCGGTGAAGAAGGACGAAGTCCTCGTCGAACTTGAAACCGACAAGGTTTCCGTCGAGGTTTCGGCCTCTGAAGACGGCGTCCTGTCGGAAATCGTGGCCAAGGAAGGCGACACTGTGGACATCGGCGCGCTGCTCGGCCGCCTGAACGCCAATGGCGCGGCCAAGCCTGCACCCGCCAAGGAAGCCCCGAAGGCTGAAGCCAAGGCAGAGCCGAAAGCGGAACCCAAAGCGGCCGAAGCCAAGCCGGCGGCCTCGTCCGGCGGCGGTGCGTCCACGGACGTAAAAGTCCCCGTGATGGGCGAAAGCGTTGCCGAAGGCACGATCGCCAACTTCGCCAAGAAGGTCGGCGAGAGCGTCAAGAAAGACGAGACCATCGCCGAGATCGAAACCGACAAGGTGGCGCTGGAAGTTCCAGCCCCCGCAGACGGCGTGATCCTCGAATGGCTGGTCAAGGAAGGCGATTCCGTGACCCCCGGTTCCGTCATTGCACGGATTGGCGCCTCGGGCGCGGCCCCTGCAAAAGCTGCCGAAGCGCCCGCGAAAGCCGAAGCGCCCAAAGCCGCCGCCCAGCCAGCAGCCACCGGCGATCGCCCCGTTTCCCCATCGGTCCGCCGCATTTCCACCGAAGCCGGCGTCAGCGCGTCTGATATTCCCGGCACCGGCCGCGATGGCCGCGCCACCAAGGCGGATGCCTTGGCCTACGTCAACCAACCGAAAGCAAGCGCCTCGACCATGCCCGACACCGCCGCAAAACCACCGCGCGAAACCGGCCCCCGTGAAGAACGTGTACGGATGACGCGTCTGCGTCAGACCATCGCCCGCCGCCTGAAGGAAGCTCAGGACACGGCCGCGATGCTGACCACGTTCAACGATGTCGACATGTCGGCGATCATGGATCTGCGCAAGCAGCACCAGGACGCCTTCGTCGCCAAGCACGGCATCAAGCTCGGCTTCATGAGCTTCTTCGTGAAGGCGTGCGTCAACGCGCTGAAGGAAGTTCCTGCCGTCAACGCCGAGATCGATGGCCAGGACGTCATCTACAAGAACTATTATGACATCGGCGTGGCCGTCGGCACCGAGAAGGGCCTTGTTGTGCCCGTCGTGCGCGACGCAGACGATCTCTCGCTGGCCGGCATCGAGAAAGCCATCGCGGCGCTGGGCAAGAAAGCCCGTGACGGCGATCTCACCATCGGCGACATGCAGGGCGGCACCTTCACCATCTCGAACGGCGGCATCTATGGCTCGCTGATGTCGACCCCGATCCTCAATCCGCCGCAGTCCGGCGTGCTCGGTATGCACCGTATAGAGGACAAGCCGATCGTCCGTAACGGCCAGATCGTCATCAAGCCGATGATGTATCTTGCGCTGAGCTATGACCACCGCATCGTTGACGGCAAGGAAGCGGTTACCTTCCTCGTTCGTGTCAAGGAAGCGCTGGAAGATCCTGAGCGGATGCTGCTCGAAGTCTAA
- a CDS encoding class I SAM-dependent methyltransferase encodes MSVSSASSSSLIAFDEARAEAYDTQFQMGRPFMDNLHLVTRIVMAGLPADARILCAGAGTGAEALYLASVFPGWQFTLLDPSEAMLKVARRRTDAAGVTDRCTFHVGYMESLNAPAPFDAATSFLVSHFITDTDERQRYFNEISARLKPGAVFVNADIAADMTAATFPDLMEAWLGFYALSGMPEEGRKTFPEMFGRDVAAHPPQKVEELIKAARFDQPVPFFQSLMIRGWFTRKQS; translated from the coding sequence ATGTCTGTTTCCAGCGCCTCTTCCTCCAGTCTGATCGCCTTCGATGAAGCGCGCGCGGAAGCCTATGACACCCAGTTCCAGATGGGCCGGCCTTTCATGGACAATCTGCATCTGGTGACGCGCATTGTGATGGCCGGCCTGCCCGCGGACGCGCGCATCCTCTGCGCCGGGGCGGGCACGGGCGCTGAAGCGCTTTATCTCGCCAGCGTATTTCCCGGCTGGCAGTTCACGCTGCTTGATCCGTCAGAGGCGATGCTGAAGGTGGCGCGCCGGCGGACGGACGCGGCGGGCGTCACAGATCGGTGCACCTTCCATGTGGGCTATATGGAGAGCCTGAACGCCCCTGCCCCGTTTGACGCGGCCACTTCATTTCTGGTGTCGCATTTCATTACGGATACGGACGAACGCCAGCGTTATTTCAACGAGATTTCCGCGCGCCTGAAACCGGGCGCAGTGTTCGTGAACGCCGACATTGCGGCCGACATGACAGCGGCAACCTTCCCGGACCTGATGGAAGCCTGGCTCGGCTTTTACGCGCTGTCGGGAATGCCCGAAGAAGGCCGCAAGACGTTTCCGGAAATGTTCGGGCGCGATGTGGCCGCGCACCCGCCCCAGAAAGTGGAAGAGCTGATCAAAGCAGCCCGCTTCGATCAGCCCGTTCCGTTCTTTCAGTCTCTGATGATCCGGGGATGGTTCACCCGGAAGCAGAGTTAG
- the yghU gene encoding glutathione-dependent disulfide-bond oxidoreductase has protein sequence MSDSDYIPPKVWTWNKDAGGRFANINRPIAGPTQEKALPVGKHPLQLYSLGTPNGVKVTVMLEELLALGYSGAEYDAWLINIGQGDQFTSGFVDINPNSKIPALLDRSVDSGVRVFESGAILMYLAEKFGAFLPKSQPKRAEALSWLFWQMGSAPFLGGGFGHFYAYAPVKIQYAIDRYAMETKRQMDVLDRHLAIHEYMAGDEYTIADMAIWPWYGALAQGVLYEAGEFLEVDSYKNVQRWTTQIADRPAVKRGRMVNRTFGKPESQLLERHDASDFDTKTQDKLQPGS, from the coding sequence ATGTCAGATTCTGATTACATCCCGCCCAAGGTCTGGACCTGGAACAAGGATGCGGGCGGGCGCTTCGCCAACATCAACCGGCCCATTGCGGGCCCGACGCAGGAAAAAGCGCTGCCCGTCGGCAAGCATCCCCTGCAGCTCTATTCGCTGGGCACGCCCAACGGGGTCAAAGTCACGGTCATGCTGGAGGAGCTTCTGGCGCTGGGCTATTCGGGCGCAGAATATGATGCCTGGCTGATCAATATCGGGCAGGGGGATCAGTTCACCTCCGGCTTCGTCGACATCAACCCCAACTCGAAAATCCCCGCGCTGCTCGACCGGTCGGTCGATTCCGGCGTGCGCGTGTTCGAGTCCGGCGCCATCCTGATGTACCTCGCCGAGAAGTTCGGCGCCTTCCTGCCCAAATCCCAGCCCAAGCGCGCCGAAGCGCTCAGCTGGCTGTTCTGGCAGATGGGCTCGGCGCCTTTCCTCGGTGGCGGCTTTGGCCACTTCTACGCCTACGCCCCGGTGAAGATCCAATACGCCATCGACCGCTATGCGATGGAAACCAAGCGCCAGATGGACGTGCTCGACCGCCACCTCGCAATCCACGAATACATGGCCGGCGACGAATACACGATTGCCGACATGGCCATCTGGCCATGGTACGGCGCCCTCGCGCAGGGCGTCCTCTATGAGGCCGGCGAATTCCTGGAGGTCGATAGCTACAAGAACGTCCAGCGCTGGACGACGCAGATCGCCGACCGCCCCGCCGTCAAGCGTGGCCGGATGGTCAACCGCACTTTCGGCAAGCCCGAGAGCCAGCTTCTGGAGCGTCACGATGCCAGCGACTTCGACACGAAGACGCAGGACAAGCTTCAGCCAGGTAGCTGA